One Tachysurus fulvidraco isolate hzauxx_2018 chromosome 2, HZAU_PFXX_2.0, whole genome shotgun sequence DNA segment encodes these proteins:
- the calca gene encoding calcitonin/calcitonin-related polypeptide, alpha gives MVMLKISAFFVAYALIICQMYCSDAAPSRPALEPLPDEAMLSDYEARRLLNAFIKEFVQMTAEDLDQQETEENSMGRPMSKRCSNLSTCVLGKLSQELHKLQTFPRTNVGAGTPGKKRSAEHVYRELTHLI, from the exons ATGGTTATGCTGAAGATCTCTGCTTTCTTCGTGGCCTACGCTTTGATTATCTGTCAGATGTACTGCTCAGATGCAGCACCATCCAG GCCTGCTCTGGAGCCCTTACCAGATGAAGCCATGCTCTCTGACTATGAAGCAAGGCGATTGCTAAATGCATTTATAAAAGAGTTTGTCCAGATGACTGCAGAAGACCTTGATCAACAGGAAACTGAGGAGAACAG CATGGGCAGACCCATGTCCAAGCGCTGCTCCAACCTGAGCACCTGTGTTCTGGGAAAGCTTTCACAGGAGCTGCACAAACTGCAGACATTCCCACGCACCAACGTAGGAGCAGGAACCCCAGGAAAGAAGCGCAGCGCAGAGCATGTGTACAGAGAACTGACCCATCTCATCTAA